From a region of the uncultured Desulfatiglans sp. genome:
- the mutS gene encoding DNA mismatch repair protein MutS, with amino-acid sequence MTPMLQQYTGIKGQYPDAILFFRMGDFYEMFFDDALKASRALGITLTNRGTYQGEKVPMCGVPHHAARGYIAKLVQSGFKVAVCDQMEDPRLAKGIVKREVVRLVTPGSILEQEELERSANLFMAALSAEGDVYGLAYTDLSTGEFRVTESASPREVMDEIARIAPAELVMPEGTPEPDPLFSSRYRVEALGAETFDPSRAAELLKAQFEASSLDGFGCVGLSAGIAAAGALVHYLREIHKGHPEHIKELVRYHLGDYMFLDEATIGHLELLKTMRRQSEKGSLFQILDRTVTPMGSRLLRRWIAYPLIRPEPIRERLSAVAFFREAPFDRAGVREQLGRMYDVERLNGRVAMGRANARDLWSLRQSLDLLPGLKAGLEGAACEKVARMAEGLDPLEDVAALIGEAIHDEPPAGLKEGGLIREGYHAELDRLISLARDGKGWITRFAAGEQERTGIASLKVGFNRVFGYYIEVSKANLHLVPDDYIRKQTLANGERYVTPELKEMEEQVLGAEERRIALEFELFEEVRRRVASHNQRIKSAAVLIAELDALAGLAETAEKYHYCCPVIHEGTSIEITEGRHPVIEQTVREEDFVPNDIRMDDESRQLLIITGPNMAGKSTILRQTALTVLMAQMGSFVPAEKAVIGLVDRIFTRVGASDDLARGQSTFMVEMTETANILRHATPRSLVVLDEIGRGTSTYDGLSIAWAVAEALHDRAGQGVRTLFATHYHELTDLCATKPRASNLTIAVREWNDRIIFLRKLAPGGASRSYGIQVARIAGLPESVLERAKEILENLEGRELDEIGRPRIARSKNRRRDEKAAQLHLFAQGDAKLKDWIRKLDLSAMTPLEALLELNRLQEYINQL; translated from the coding sequence ATGACGCCGATGCTCCAGCAATACACAGGCATCAAGGGCCAATACCCGGATGCCATTTTGTTTTTCCGGATGGGCGATTTTTACGAGATGTTTTTCGACGACGCCCTGAAGGCCTCCCGCGCCCTCGGCATCACCCTGACCAACCGGGGCACATACCAGGGAGAGAAGGTGCCGATGTGCGGTGTTCCGCACCATGCGGCGCGGGGATATATCGCAAAACTGGTCCAAAGCGGTTTCAAAGTGGCGGTTTGCGATCAGATGGAGGACCCGCGGCTCGCAAAAGGCATCGTGAAACGGGAGGTCGTGCGCCTCGTCACTCCGGGCTCCATCCTGGAACAGGAGGAACTGGAGCGATCCGCCAATCTGTTCATGGCGGCCTTGAGCGCCGAGGGGGACGTCTACGGGCTGGCCTACACGGACCTGTCGACGGGCGAATTCAGGGTGACCGAATCCGCCTCCCCGAGGGAGGTGATGGACGAAATCGCCCGGATCGCCCCGGCCGAGTTGGTGATGCCGGAAGGGACGCCTGAACCGGATCCGCTGTTCAGCTCCCGCTATCGGGTCGAAGCGCTGGGGGCCGAGACCTTCGACCCGTCCAGGGCTGCAGAGCTCCTGAAGGCTCAATTTGAGGCCTCGTCCCTGGACGGGTTCGGCTGCGTGGGCCTGAGCGCCGGGATTGCAGCCGCCGGAGCCCTGGTTCATTATCTGAGGGAGATCCACAAGGGGCATCCGGAGCACATCAAGGAGCTTGTCCGATATCATCTGGGGGATTACATGTTCCTGGATGAGGCGACGATCGGCCACCTCGAACTGCTCAAGACGATGCGGAGGCAATCGGAGAAGGGCTCGCTCTTCCAGATCCTGGACCGTACCGTGACGCCCATGGGCTCGAGACTCCTCAGACGCTGGATCGCCTATCCTCTCATCCGGCCCGAGCCGATCCGGGAGCGTCTGTCGGCCGTAGCGTTTTTCCGGGAAGCGCCCTTCGATCGAGCCGGCGTAAGGGAGCAGTTGGGCCGGATGTACGATGTGGAGCGCCTGAACGGGCGCGTGGCGATGGGCCGGGCCAATGCCCGGGATCTCTGGAGTCTCAGACAGTCGCTCGACCTGCTCCCGGGGCTCAAAGCAGGTCTGGAAGGCGCTGCTTGCGAGAAGGTGGCGCGCATGGCCGAGGGGCTCGACCCCCTCGAGGATGTCGCCGCGCTCATCGGGGAGGCCATCCACGACGAGCCTCCCGCCGGGCTCAAGGAGGGCGGACTGATCCGGGAGGGGTACCACGCGGAACTCGACCGGCTGATCTCCCTGGCGCGCGACGGCAAAGGCTGGATCACCCGTTTTGCAGCGGGCGAACAGGAGCGCACCGGCATCGCGAGCCTCAAGGTGGGGTTCAACCGGGTTTTCGGTTACTATATCGAGGTCTCGAAGGCCAATCTTCACCTGGTTCCCGACGACTACATCCGCAAGCAGACGCTCGCCAACGGTGAGCGGTATGTGACGCCTGAACTGAAGGAGATGGAAGAGCAGGTGCTCGGGGCGGAGGAGCGCCGGATAGCCCTCGAGTTCGAACTTTTCGAGGAGGTGCGCAGGCGGGTCGCCTCCCACAACCAACGGATCAAGAGCGCGGCCGTGCTGATCGCCGAACTGGACGCCCTTGCCGGGTTGGCCGAAACCGCCGAAAAGTATCATTACTGCTGCCCGGTCATACACGAGGGAACATCGATCGAGATTACGGAAGGCCGCCACCCCGTGATCGAGCAGACCGTTCGGGAAGAGGATTTCGTCCCGAACGACATCCGTATGGACGATGAATCCCGGCAGCTCCTGATCATCACCGGCCCGAATATGGCGGGAAAATCGACCATTCTCCGCCAAACGGCGCTTACCGTGCTCATGGCGCAGATGGGGAGCTTCGTGCCCGCCGAAAAGGCGGTCATCGGTCTTGTCGATCGCATCTTTACGCGGGTCGGGGCATCAGACGATCTGGCGAGGGGGCAGAGCACCTTCATGGTGGAGATGACCGAGACGGCCAATATCCTCCGGCATGCCACGCCGAGAAGCCTGGTGGTTTTGGACGAGATCGGCCGGGGCACCAGTACCTACGACGGGTTGAGCATCGCCTGGGCGGTAGCCGAGGCGCTTCACGACAGGGCCGGACAGGGGGTGAGAACCCTGTTTGCAACGCATTATCACGAACTGACCGATCTCTGCGCCACCAAGCCGCGCGCAAGCAACTTGACGATCGCGGTGAGGGAGTGGAACGACCGGATCATCTTTTTACGCAAACTGGCCCCCGGCGGCGCAAGCCGCAGCTACGGCATTCAGGTGGCGCGCATCGCCGGACTGCCTGAAAGTGTTCTTGAAAGAGCCAAGGAAATCCTGGAAAATCTGGAGGGCAGGGAACTCGATGAGATCGGGAGACCTCGGATCGCTCGCTCTAAAAACCGGCGCCGGGATGAAAAGGCGGCTCAGTTGCATCTGTTCGCGCAAGGCGATGCCAAGTTGAAGGATTGGATACGCAAACTGGATCTCTCTGCCATGACCCCTCTCGAGGCTTTGCTGGAACTGAACAGACTGCAGGAATACATCAATCAACTATAA
- a CDS encoding Cell wall hydrolase/autolysin: MKKGKTIRLIRIMLLMGFLLPGLAFFEGGRAARAALPSAQALLQSGDACRKSLLQSPGKKKFRENWLACIGTYSRIYTLYPDKDESAWALYHAARLYRDMFEVSRLPSDIEEALKLFQRLLDQHPEHRLADDALFGMADIYENQRKDLTQAYLEYLKVTIRYPDGDMRPYASKRLDAVSKAMSSAQESSASGGKEPAEDAAAAEAAVTTGGGRDVKSARTPSGKARVTDIRHWSTPSYTRVVVDLSAPVKYQEHLLKADPDANKPRRFYIDLEDAVVPAEINPLIPIKDDLLQKARAGQYDKDTVRVVLDMKKVGRYKVFHLYDPFRIVVDVQRMEEKEAVAAAPKTSAPAKQRAVQKGVRKAEKLGSDSVSLARQLGLGVNRIVIDPGHGGKDPGCIGHGSLREKDITLSLARVLAAQIKKELGCEVILTRTKDVYLPLERRTAIANMEKADLFISLHVNAHRDNRVHGLETYFLNMALDENAMMVAARENATSEKSISDLQNILNDLMMNTKINESSRLAYQVQGGMVQRLKRGYKEVRDLGVKQAPFYVLIGAQMPAILVETGFITNGSERKRLPTTTYQNRVAQGISAGIKSYVKEMTAAYKGG, from the coding sequence GTGAAAAAGGGCAAGACAATCAGGCTTATCCGGATCATGCTGCTGATGGGCTTCCTCCTGCCTGGCCTGGCCTTCTTCGAAGGCGGGCGGGCGGCGCGGGCGGCTCTTCCGTCGGCGCAGGCCCTGCTTCAATCAGGGGACGCCTGCCGCAAAAGTCTGCTGCAATCCCCCGGAAAGAAGAAGTTCCGTGAGAACTGGCTGGCGTGCATCGGGACCTATTCCCGGATTTATACCCTCTACCCGGACAAAGACGAGTCGGCCTGGGCCCTGTATCATGCGGCGAGGCTCTACCGTGACATGTTCGAGGTTTCACGCCTGCCTTCCGATATCGAGGAGGCGCTCAAACTCTTTCAGCGCCTCCTGGATCAACATCCGGAACATCGTCTTGCGGACGATGCGCTTTTCGGTATGGCGGATATCTATGAAAACCAGCGAAAAGATCTCACTCAGGCGTATCTGGAATATCTGAAGGTCACGATCCGCTACCCGGACGGTGATATGCGTCCCTACGCTTCGAAGCGGCTCGATGCGGTCAGCAAGGCGATGAGCAGCGCGCAGGAAAGCTCTGCATCCGGCGGCAAAGAGCCGGCGGAGGATGCGGCTGCCGCGGAGGCCGCCGTCACGACGGGCGGAGGGCGGGATGTAAAATCTGCGAGGACCCCTTCAGGGAAGGCCAGGGTAACCGATATCCGCCACTGGTCGACCCCGAGCTACACCCGCGTGGTCGTGGATTTGAGTGCGCCCGTCAAGTACCAGGAACACCTGCTCAAGGCGGACCCCGACGCCAACAAACCGCGGCGGTTTTACATCGATCTCGAAGACGCCGTCGTACCGGCTGAAATCAACCCGCTCATTCCCATCAAGGACGATCTCCTCCAGAAGGCCCGGGCCGGGCAGTACGACAAGGATACCGTACGGGTGGTCCTGGATATGAAAAAGGTGGGGCGCTACAAGGTGTTCCACCTCTACGACCCCTTCAGGATCGTTGTGGATGTGCAGAGGATGGAGGAAAAGGAGGCTGTTGCCGCCGCTCCGAAGACTTCGGCCCCCGCCAAGCAAAGGGCCGTGCAGAAAGGGGTGCGCAAGGCCGAAAAACTCGGTAGCGATTCCGTTTCGCTGGCTCGTCAGCTCGGGCTGGGCGTCAACCGGATCGTCATCGACCCCGGTCACGGGGGGAAGGACCCGGGTTGTATTGGACATGGGAGCCTGCGAGAGAAGGACATCACGCTTTCCCTTGCCAGGGTTCTGGCCGCCCAGATCAAGAAAGAACTGGGGTGTGAAGTGATTCTCACACGGACGAAGGATGTCTATCTGCCGCTCGAGCGTCGGACGGCGATCGCCAACATGGAGAAGGCGGACCTGTTCATCTCGCTACACGTCAACGCCCACCGTGACAACCGCGTCCACGGTCTCGAAACCTATTTCCTCAACATGGCGCTGGATGAGAACGCCATGATGGTGGCCGCCCGGGAAAATGCGACCTCCGAAAAGAGCATCAGCGACCTGCAGAACATCCTGAACGATTTGATGATGAACACGAAAATCAACGAATCGAGCCGTCTGGCCTATCAGGTGCAGGGCGGGATGGTGCAGCGGCTCAAGCGGGGTTACAAGGAGGTCAGGGATCTCGGAGTGAAGCAGGCCCCGTTTTATGTCCTGATCGGGGCGCAGATGCCCGCCATCCTGGTTGAGACCGGTTTTATCACGAACGGCTCGGAGCGGAAGCGGCTGCCTACCACGACGTATCAAAACCGTGTGGCACAGGGCATCAGCGCGGGAATCAAATCCTATGTGAAGGAAATGACGGCAGCCTACAAAGGGGGATGA
- a CDS encoding Tetratricopeptide repeat protein encodes MGFWRSRKDRRLKKEKEDPAFFKGIQYILSNDQDHAIEEFTKSVKVNSDTIETYVALGNLYRSKGDIDRAIRIRQSIMLRPNVEEPIRLRALYDLGLDYRKGGFLNRALKTFLEVAHKDPGNLENLQEIERIYEELRDWEKAYNIRQRIAKWMREDQGHILAHHLVEAGKVYQEQGDYQRAKSAYNKALSADKACVDAYLHLGDLYFDREDYKKAIAIWKKIFEVAPDFLFLCYNRLERACSRMENLKPIGDFLKECVEKRPDAFGHMALARYFHAEKDGAAALAETEKALELNPSLWEARRFKGRLLLDEGRTEEALAEYERLLDLLTLPFLSFQCERCGFEPKELLWQCPQCRHWDSIRPVDNRRKATVAIQSGAPDPVAVNGDPHP; translated from the coding sequence ATGGGATTCTGGCGATCGAGAAAGGACAGGCGGCTCAAGAAAGAGAAGGAAGACCCGGCCTTCTTCAAGGGGATCCAGTACATCCTGTCCAATGACCAGGATCATGCCATCGAGGAGTTCACGAAATCCGTCAAAGTCAACTCCGACACCATAGAGACCTATGTCGCACTGGGGAATCTCTACCGTTCGAAGGGAGACATCGACCGCGCCATACGCATCCGTCAAAGCATCATGTTGAGGCCCAACGTCGAAGAACCGATCAGACTGCGCGCGCTCTACGATCTCGGGCTGGATTACCGGAAGGGCGGTTTTTTGAACAGGGCGCTCAAGACCTTCCTCGAGGTTGCGCACAAAGACCCCGGCAATCTCGAGAATCTCCAGGAGATCGAGAGGATCTACGAAGAGCTGCGCGACTGGGAAAAGGCCTACAACATCCGCCAGAGGATCGCTAAGTGGATGCGCGAAGACCAGGGCCACATCCTCGCGCACCACCTCGTCGAGGCGGGCAAGGTCTATCAGGAGCAGGGGGATTATCAGCGCGCCAAGAGCGCTTACAACAAGGCCCTGAGCGCTGACAAGGCCTGCGTTGACGCCTATCTTCACCTGGGTGACCTCTATTTCGACCGTGAGGACTACAAGAAGGCGATTGCGATATGGAAGAAGATCTTCGAGGTGGCGCCCGATTTCCTGTTTCTGTGCTACAACCGGCTCGAGCGCGCCTGCTCCAGGATGGAAAACCTCAAACCCATCGGGGATTTTTTAAAGGAATGCGTCGAGAAAAGGCCCGATGCCTTCGGGCACATGGCCCTGGCGCGGTATTTTCACGCTGAAAAGGACGGCGCTGCCGCCCTGGCGGAAACCGAAAAGGCCTTGGAGCTGAACCCGTCTCTCTGGGAGGCGCGGCGTTTCAAAGGACGGCTTCTTCTGGATGAAGGGCGGACCGAAGAAGCACTTGCCGAATACGAGAGGCTTCTGGATCTTCTGACCCTGCCTTTCCTCTCCTTCCAATGCGAGCGCTGCGGGTTCGAGCCGAAAGAACTGCTGTGGCAATGCCCGCAATGCAGGCACTGGGACAGTATCAGGCCCGTTGACAACCGGCGCAAAGCGACGGTCGCCATCCAGAGCGGAGCGCCTGATCCGGTGGCTGTCAACGGTGATCCTCATCCATAG
- a CDS encoding conserved hypothetical protein (Evidence 4 : Unknown function but conserved in other organisms) has product MKHLRALIIILVLLLVVIVAVQNHPALSTQVQFKLDLKFWSGQTAPLSLYFVAVISFLIGILIAGLYGAVERFRLRREIKTLVRQGKQKDEELNTLRNLPVTSEAVPNQEGVELP; this is encoded by the coding sequence ATGAAACATCTGAGGGCCTTGATCATCATTCTCGTTCTGTTGCTGGTTGTCATCGTGGCGGTGCAGAATCACCCGGCACTGTCGACGCAGGTGCAGTTCAAACTGGATCTCAAATTCTGGAGCGGGCAGACTGCCCCTCTCTCCCTTTACTTCGTAGCGGTCATCAGCTTTCTGATCGGGATTCTGATCGCCGGGCTCTACGGTGCGGTCGAACGTTTCCGGCTTCGCAGGGAGATCAAGACACTGGTTCGGCAGGGAAAGCAAAAGGATGAGGAGTTGAACACCCTTCGGAACCTCCCCGTAACCAGCGAGGCGGTGCCTAATCAGGAGGGCGTGGAACTTCCCTGA
- a CDS encoding hypothetical protein (Evidence 5 : Unknown function), giving the protein MSGKFHALLIRHRLAGYGEVPKGVQLLILLLSLPNQCLDLPAKPETFDRTVEPGDQNPDQKADDRYEVKGERGSLPAPEFEIQFELHLRRQCRVILHRHDDNQQQNENDDQGPQMFHTSPPAGVFKRLKYGSSFS; this is encoded by the coding sequence ATGTCAGGGAAGTTCCACGCCCTCCTGATTAGGCACCGCCTCGCTGGTTACGGGGAGGTTCCGAAGGGTGTTCAACTCCTCATCCTTTTGCTTTCCCTGCCGAACCAGTGTCTTGATCTCCCTGCGAAGCCGGAAACGTTCGACCGCACCGTAGAGCCCGGCGATCAGAATCCCGATCAGAAAGCTGATGACCGCTACGAAGTAAAGGGAGAGAGGGGCAGTCTGCCCGCTCCAGAATTTGAGATCCAGTTTGAACTGCACCTGCGTCGACAGTGCCGGGTGATTCTGCACCGCCACGATGACAACCAGCAACAGAACGAGAATGATGATCAAGGCCCTCAGATGTTTCATACCTCACCTCCTGCGGGGGTTTTCAAGCGGTTGAAATACGGCAGCAGCTTTTCATAA